GAAGGGCCCGTCGGTGAACAGCGGCTCCCCACCCCGGTTGTCGATGACGGTGGCCGAGCTGGGCGACGCGAGGCCACCGGCGAAGACCCAGTAACCCTCGGCCTCGAGCCGGGCGTTGAACACGTCGATCGCCGCCATCTCGGCCGGGGTGGCGGAGCCGGTGCGACGGAGCTCTTCGTCGGTCGTGTCGTCGATCACGGAAATCAGGTACTGCATCTCGGATCATCTCCTGTGGCTCGGGGCGCCCTTCGTGGGCGGCCTCTCACCCCTGCTACGAACAACTCTGCCCCGATCCGACACCGCCTCGGGGACTTCTTTCGAGGACTTTCTGGTACGCCGGTTGTAGTGATCCGACAGCGCGACGGTTTCGGGGCGACCGCGCTCCACTTCCTCATGCGCGCCCAGTGCGGACGAGCTCTGGGATACCAGATCGAGAAGACCCTGACTAGTCGTCGGCACATGCCGCTGATGGTGCGCGGCCAACATGCCGAGCACCTGGACCGAGTCTGGCCGGACATCGATCCTGCAGAAAGTCTCTAAGTAGCCGATGAGCGGACGTCCTCAGCCGGGCGTTGGTGCTTACTTTCGATCTTCAGCGACGGGCCCGGCGTAGCGTCCGCCCGACGACCTCACGCGCATGAAGACCGAACGGGATGGAATTGTTGGCCCGGTCTGCCTGGAAAAGATCACGCATGCCGGGCGGCGCTTGGGTAGCGTTGCCCGGCGTGATCGAGCTTGTCGAGCGGCATACCGTCCTCGCCGTTGTGGTCGGGTCGCGGGCGTACGGGCTGCACGGCCCGGATTCCGACTACGACCGGCGTGGTGTGTATGCGGCACCGACCCGCGCGTTCTGGCACCTGGACAAGCCGCCCACCCACCTCGACGGGCCGGCGGCGGAGCAGTTCTCCTGGGAGTTCGAACGCTTCTGCATGCTTGCCCTGCAGGGCAACCCGACGGTTCTGGAGGTGCTCTGGTCCCCGCTGATCGAGACAATCACCGCGGACGGGGAACGGTTGCTGGCGGCGCGGCGGGCGTTCCTGTCGAGGCGGGTGGCCGAGACGTACGGCAGCTACGCCCGGGATCAGCTCGACCGGGTGGCGGCCCGCCGCGAGCGCACCGGCGAGACGAATCACAAGCAGGCCATGCATATGATCCGGCTGCTGGTCGCCGGGGCGCACGTGCTGCGTACCGGGGAGATCCTGCTCGACGTGCGGCACCTGCGCGACCGGCTGCTGGCGGTGCGGCGCGGCGAGCTGCCCTGGGACGCGGTCGCCGCCTGGGCGGCGGACCTGCTCGCCGAGCTCGCCGACGCCGCCGCCACCACCGCGCTGCCGGAACAGCCCGACCGGGAAGCCGTGGATCGGCTGCTCACCGCCGTACGGGAAAGGAACCTGCAGTGACCACCGAGGTGCCGTCGTGGGCCGCCGAGGCCGCCCGCGCTCTGCCCCGTCCGCTGCTGTTCGCCACCGTCAGCGGTGCACACCTGTACGGGTTCGCGTCCGTCGACTCCGACCTGGATCTGCGGGCCGCGCACCTGCTGTCGCCAGGGGAGGTGGTCGGGTTGCGCACCGGGCCGCAGACGTTGCAGCACACCGGCGTGCGCGACGGTGTCGAGTTGGACGTGGTCAGTCACGATCTGCTGAAGTTTGCCAAGCTGTTGAACAGCCGCAACGGGTACGTCCTGGAGCAGCTGCTGTCGCCGCTGGTGGTAGTGACCACCGCGGTGCACGCCGAGGTTGGCGTACGTGCCGGACCTCATCGCCGCCAAGCGGGAGGCCGAGCATGGACCGCTCCCCGCGGGCGCCGCGGAGCGGCTCGCCACCGACGTGCCGCGGCTGCGCGCCGAGCTGGAGGCGGCCCGGGACACGTCGGCGCTGCCCGACCACGCAGACCCGGTAGCCGTGGACGCCCTGCACGATGTGGTGGTGCGTACCCGCCTGGGCTGAGCCCGCCAACCACCAACAGGATGCCCTTGCCGCTGATCGGCTTGCCGCACCCGCCACCACATCACCGTTGGCTGCCATCGAATACTCGGCTGCGGGTGACGCCGGCTCACCCTTACGCTCCATCCGAGGGGCAGAGTAATGCGCCCTGTCGACAGCGGGCGGTCAGCGATCGGAGATGAGCAGCGGAATGCCTTGTCAACTGTTTGCGCTCTGCTTCGATGCGGACCAACCGCTGCGTCTGGCACAGTTCTGGTCCGGGCTGCTGGGTTGGGAGATGACCGACGACCCACGCGACGGCGTCGCGCTCCTGCCCAGTGATGACACCCGGGTTCCGATTCCGTTTTCTTCCGAGCCAGGAGCGGAAGCTCGGCCAGAACCGGATGCACTTCGATCTGACGAGTACGTCCGTGGAGGACCAGCAGCAGACGGTGGCCAGGGCGCTGGGGCTCGGCGGACAGCACATCGATGTCGGCCAACGCCCGGAGGAGGGTCATGTGGTGCTCGCCGACCCCGAAGGCAACGAGTTCTGTGTCATCGAGCCGGGCAACAACTTCCTCGCCGACTGCGGGTTCATCGGAGCGCTGGCCTGCGACGGTTCGCAGGAAGTCGGATACTTCTGGAGCGAGGCGCTGGGGTGGCCGTTGGTCTGGGACCAAGACGAGGAGACCGCGATCCGCTCACCGCACGGCGGTCCGAAGATCACGTGGGGTGGTCCACCGCTGATGCCGAAGGCAGGCAAGAACCGGCTGCATTTCGACCTCGCTCCACCTGTTCACGGTGATCAGCGGGCGGAGGTCGATCGTCTGCTCTCCCTCGGGGCTACTCGAATCGACATCGGCCAGGGCGAGGTCAGCTGGGTGGTGCTGGCCGATCCAGACGGCAACGAGTTCTGCGTGTTGTGACCGAAAGGCGAGTCCTATCAAAGAGACGCCCACCATCCGGCGAGCATCGATCATCTAGACCACGCCGGATAGGTACTCCCTACGGCGCTGCGGTTCGAACTTTTCGATCGCGTACCGCAGCATGACCCGTGGCATGGCCCGGTAACGTCGGGCCAGGAACTCCTCCGCCGCCGCTCTGTCACGGTTGCCCACCTCGCGCAGCATCCAGCCCACCGCCTTGTGGACGAGGTCGTGTGGGTCGCGCAGGAGCCGTTCACTGAGCCGGAAGGTCCAATGGAAGTCTCCAGCTTTGATGAAGGCGAAAGTTGCCATGATGGCGATCCGCCGATCCCACACCAGGCTCGACTCGGCCAACCGATCCAGTACGCTCCGGTCCTTGTCGATCAGCCAGGGGCCGACGATGTACGGCGCGGATGAGTCCACCAGGTCCCAGTTGTTGATGCGGCCGGTGTTGGCCAGGATGATGCTGAAGATCCGGCCCCGTTCCTCCTCGTCCCCCTTGGTGAACTTTCGCACCAGGATGAAGAGCGATGTCAGCCTCTCCTCGTGCACGCTGCTCGTCAACAGCTTCGCCGTTTCGGCTGGGGAGAGGTCGCGCCAGTACCGGCCAGCCACCCTGCGCTGTTCCGGCACGGAGACGCCGATGGCTCGGTCGCCCTCGCCATACCCGCCTGGAATCATCTGCAGAAACCGGCTCACTCCCTCCGCCCGGCGCGGGTCGGCGAGGCTGGCGAGTTCGTGACGGACGTCCGCGGTCGTGGCCATGACTGTGCAACCTACCGCGACCACCGGTGCCTACTGTGCTGCGTCTCCTTTGATTGGGAGCGGGGCGACGTCGAACGCGACTGACTCGCCCTGCGTTAGTTCGGTTAAGGGTGCGGGTCATCCAGTGCACGTAGGCGACGGCCAGTGTCCCCGCTGCGGGGCGGTGCGCGGGCGACGCGGGCCGAGGCGGGCGTTTCCGCCCGCCTCGGCGTCACCGATGGTGCGTCACCGTTTCACTTGCTGCTTGGCGGCCTGCGGATCCATGCCCTTACCGACCTTGTTGAGTGCCTTTCGTAGCTCCCCCTCGGTCATCTTGGAGTTGCCCTCGATGCCCGCTTTGTGGGCTTGCTGACGCAGATCGTGAAGTTGCTCCCGACCAGTCATCGTCACCTCCGTCGTACTGGATCCGGAGCCTCGCGCTTACCCGCGACCGCGGCGAACCAACGCCGTGCGGCGGCGGATCTGCCGGAATCAGCCAGCGGCGACCGAGGCCAGGTAGCGGTCGGCGGCGTCCGGCGTCATGAACCAGTCCTGGAAGTCGTTCGGGTCGCTGAAGCCGTTGGCGAAGCGTCGGGCGATGGTCGGGTTGGCCGCGGCGGCCCCCAGGATCTGCTGCACGTGCGGGGGCAGCGGTTGCAGCATCGCGTTGGTCCAGCCGGTGACCGCCTGGCCGGCGCCCGACCAGAACCGCTCGAAGGTCTGCCCCATCCACTCCCGGTCGAACGGCCGGTCCCCGCGCTCCAGGATGGACCCCAGGTAGGAGTCGGCGCACTTGGCGGCGGTGTTGCTGCCCTGCCCGGTGATCGGGTCGTTGGCCACCACCACGTCGGCCATGCCCAGCACGACACCGCCCGAGGGCAGCTCCGCGACCGGGCGGCGCACGGTCGGGGTGTACCGGCCGGACAGGGTGGCCCGCCCGTCGGTCAGCTGAACGTCGGCGCACCGGTCGTAGATCCACGGCGTGTACTGGCGAGCGAGGTCGAGGGTGAGCTTGAGGTGCTCGGCCGGGTCGCGCCGCTCGGCCCACAGGTCCAGCGGCCCGCCGGGCACCGCCTCCCAGAACAGGATCTCGCAGGGACCGGAGTTGGTCAGCCCCGGGATGACGAACAGCTCGCCCAGCCCCGGCACGGCGTTGAAGCTCACGTGCGGCACCGGCCACAGCGGATCCGGGGTCATGCCATGCACGTACGCCACGGCCAGCCCCCGCTGCGGCGCGTCGTACACGGACCGCTGCGGGTCCCGGTCGAAAACGCCCACCAGGTCGCCCTTGCCGGCGGCCACGACGGTCAGGTCGTACCGGCCGAGCCGGGTCAGCCCGTCCAGATCGGCGGTGGTCACCGTCTGGTAGAGCACGGTGCCGCCGCGCTGCTCGAACAGTTCCAGCCAGGCCGCCATCTTCACCCGCTGATCGACGCTCTGCGCCGGCTCGTCCAGCGGGCACGGGATCCGCAGCGCCCGCTCGCCGGGCGGAGCGGACAGCGAGACGTGCAGCCCCTCGATCTGGGGTGCCTGCTCCTGCCACAGGTCCAGCCCGTACCGGCGCTCGATTCCCAGCGCGTTGCCGAACATCGCCTGGGTGCTCATCACCCAGCCGCGGCGGATCTCGTCCGGCGTACGGGCGGACATGACGGTCACGTCGTAGCCCTCGGCGAGCAGGCTCAGGGCGAGCTGGAGCCCGGACTGTCCGGCCCCGACGACAAGGATCTTGCGCATTGTTTCCTCCAGGTTGAGCTACCGTGCCGCGAGCGCGCCCGCGGTGGGCCGTGCGGTGCGGGACATGGTGTGTTCCACGACCACCAGCAGCGCCCGCGCCACCGACGACGGATCGCGGGCGTCGCAGGCGATCAGGGGTACGCTGGCGGGGACCGCGAGCGCTTCGCGAACATCCTCGAGCGGGTGGTGCAGCACCCCGTCGAAGAGGTTCACGCAGACCACGAACGGCAGGTCGCTGTCCTGCTCGAAGTAGTTGATCGCCGGAAACGAGGCGGCCAGGTTCCGCGTGTCGGCGAGCACCAGCGCGCCGACCGCGCCCCGGCAGAGGTCGTCCCACATCGGCCAGAACCGGGGCTGGCCCGGCGTGCCGAACAGGTACAGCACGAGGTCGGGGCCGATGGTCAGCCGGCCGAAGTCCATCGCCACGGTCGTGGTCTTCTTGTCGATCCCCGGATCCATCCGGTCGACGGTTTCGCTGGCGGCGGTCATCCACGCCTCGGTGTTGATCGGCGGGATCTCCGAAATGGACCTGACGCAGGTGGTTTTGCCGACGCCGAAGCCGCCCGCGATGACGATCTTCGCCGAGGTCAGCTGCGGGGTGTCAGGCAAGCTTGCGGAGGCCATCGCGCAGTCTCTCCAGGAGGCGGAAGTCGACATTGTCGTGGTCGGTGTGGATCAGCAGCCGGTCGGTGGCGGCCAGGTCGTCGACGACCACCCGGGTGACACCCAACGACATCCCGCAGACCGCGGAGAGTTCGGCCACCGAGCGCGCCGAGCCCCGGGCCTGCTCGTACAGCGTCCGGGTCTCGGGCAGCAGACTCGAGGCGAAGACGGCGTCGTAGTACGGCACCGACACCAGGGTGTGGACGAGCAGCGGCCGCCGGGTGCGGGTGCGTCCGGCGGTCAGCACGTAGGGCCGCACCTTCCAGTACGTCATCGGCATGATCTAGCTCCTTCGGCCCGTCAGCGGGGCTGACTGGCGGTCATCCGGTGCAGCTCGTGGCGGACCTGCGGGGTGAGGGCGTGCCACACCGCGCCGACGAACTGGGTCATCCGGTAGGAGACGACCCGCAGGTCGCAGCCGGGGGCCGCGGCGACCGCCAGGCCCGCCGACTCGCCGACCCGCATGAACAGCAGGTGCCCCCGCGGCAGCCGTACGGTGAGGTACTCGGACGAGCCGAGGTCCAGCAGGGCCGCGCTGCGGTCGGCCATGCTGAGCAGGCCGGCGGTCAGCGCGGAGAGCTGGTCGCCGAGGTCGCGGTGCACGCCGCGGGAGGCGGCGAGCTGGAGGCCGTCCAACGACACCAGCATCGCGTGGGTGACCCCGGGTACGTCCTCGGCGAACTGACGGATCAGCCAGGCGCAGTCCGGCAGTCCCTGGCCGGTGGTCGCCGTACCGTTGCCGGGGTATGCGTGGGTCATCGCTGCTGTCCTTCGTCGCTGGTGGTCCGGGCGTCGCTGACGCCGGCGGCGAAGTCCGCCGTCTCGTCCGGCCACGCCTCGGGTGGGGATCCGGCGCCGGGGTCGGCCGGGGGTCGGGTGGTCGCCGCGGGCTGGTCACGGACACTCGTCGGCACCCGCTGGGGCAGGCTGCCGGACGGCTGCTGCGCGGTGGCCTGCCCGGCGAGCGTGCTCAACGGCACGGTCGGCGAGTTGGTGCTGTCATGGGGCGCGGCCATCGGCGTACTCCAGGAGTGGGTCCCGCCGGGGGACGGGGAGGGGATCCCGGCGGACGGGGACGGCCAGGCCGGCGGCGCGGGTGCGCCGGCCGGCGCACCCGCGGTGGAAATCTCGCAGAGCAGTGCGCCGGGGACGAGCACCGTGGCCGTGGCGCCGCCGGAGGGCCGGTTGGTGAGGATGACCCGCAGCTGGTGGGCGACGGCCAGGTGGGCCACGACGGCGAGCCCGAGGTGGGCGGCGGGGTCGAGCCTGGCCGGGGTGACCGGCCGGCCGCTGAGCAGGGCGTTGAGCTGGGACAGATGGTCGGGCTGGATGCCCACTCCGGCGTCCTCGATCCGCAGCAGGACGCTGCCGTCCTCGGTGATGAACGCCGACACGATCACCGGCGCGGTGGGCGGCGAGAACCGGGTGGCGTTGTCCAGCAGCTCGGTGAGCACCCGGATCACGTCGTCGGCGGCGAACTCGACCACGGCCAGGTCCACCACGTGACCCACCCGGATGCGGGCGTAGTGCTCGACCGCGGAGTTGGCCGCCCGGACGACGTCGACCAGGGTGACGGTCTGCGGGTTGGCGTCCTCGACCCGTCGGCCCAGCAGCACCTGCAGGTTTTCCGCGTGCCGCCGGATCCGGGTGTTCGCGTGGTCGATGCGGTAGAGCCGCTCCAGCCGGTCCGGGTCCTGCTCGTCGGCCTCCACGGCCTCCAGGTGGGAACCCATCTGGTACGCGGAGGCCATGATCCGCATCGCGAACTGCTCGCAGATCGCCGGCCACGGATTCGGGGGTTCCTCGGCGGGTGGCGGCGGTGGCGGGGGTGTCTCCTGTGGTGCGACGTCCCACTGGGCGACCGTCGGATCCAACCAGCGCGCCGCCCGCTGCCGCCACGTCGCCCTGCGTCGACCCGCCGACGACACTGGGGTGATATCGGTGCGTCTCACGAAATTACCGGCCTGTCCGTGATCATCGGCTCTGGCATGGTGCAGCAGTCAACCACCGTTGTGTGCCGATAGCAACGGGCAAGGTCAACTTGGGGAGGTTTTCACACCCAGCTCGCCGTGCTGCCACGAAGGCTTCATCGGGTTGACTCGGCGAAACGCAACAGCCGGACGGAGAAACTTTCTGATCCTCGCGGGTGGGCGCCGGCCCGCCGGTACGGCTACCAGGTGCGGGCCAGTGCTCCGCCCTTCAGGGCGGGGGGTGAAGGCCCGCGCGGGAGGGCCGGCTAGGCCCGAGCGTGCTCTAACCTGGCCGGTTTGCTGCTCGATGTACCCGGGCAGCACGGTGAGCGGTGCGCCGCCGGCGGAGCTGGCGATGTATGTGCCTGACCGGAGCCGGTTGGCGCGGTAGTGGGCCACGAGGTCGGGGAACTGCTGGCGCAGCTGGCGGCTGGAAACACCTTTGAGGCTGTTGACGAGCTGTGACAGGGCGACCGTGGACGGGAAGTTGACCAGCAGGTGGATCTGTTGCGGAGGCTTCCGATTTCTGTCATATGCCGATGCCAGGCTGTCTGGTGTGCAGCTTCGGTACAACTACCGCGTCTATCCGACGCCCGTCCAGCGGGCTTCGCTGGCTCGGGCGTTCGGGTGCGCGCGGGTGGTGTTCAACGACGGGTTGCGCGCACGTCAGCAGGCCCGTGAGGCGGGTGAGCCGTACCTGGCCGACGGCGACCTGTCCAAGCGGGTCATCACCCAGGCGAAGCGGACGCCCGAACGGGCGTGGCTGGGCGAGGTGTCGGCGGTGGTGCTCCAGCAGGCCCTCGCGGACCTGAACAACGCGTACCGGAACTTCTTCGCCTCGACCAGCGGCAAGCGCAAGGGCCGCAAGGTGGCGCCGCCCCGGTTCCGGTCGCGCAAGGACAACCGACAGGCGATCCGGTTCACCGCGAACGCCCGGTTCAAGGTCCTGGACAACGGCCGGCTCCGGTTGCCGAAGATCGGCGACCTGGCGGTGCGGTGGTCCCGGCAACTGCCGGCGGCGCCCACCTCGGTCACAGTCGTTCGGGACGCGGCCGGACGGTACTTCGCCTCGTTCGTCGTACAGACCACGGACGAGCCGCTGCCGCCGGTCGACGCCGAGGTGGGTATCGACCTGGGCCTGACGCACTTCGCGGTCCTGTCCAACGGCAAGAAGATCACCGCGCCGAAGTTCCTGCGCCGGGCGGCGCGCAAGCTGCGCCGGTTGCAGCAGGACCTGTCCCGCAAGCAGCGGGGCAGCGCAAATCGCACCAAGGCCGTCGTCAAGGTCGCCCGGGCGCATGCCCGGGTGGCCGACAGTCGGCGGGACTGGCAGCACAAGCTCTCGACCCGGATCATCCGCGACAACCAAGCGGTGTACGTCGAGGACCTGTGCGTCACCGGTCTCGCCCGGACGCGGCTCGCGAAGTCCGTGCACGATGCCGGCTGGGCATCGTTCACGGCGATGTTGGAGTACAAGGCCGCACGGTACGGGCGCAGCTTCCGCCGGATCGGCCGGTTCGCGCCCACATCGCAGACCTGCTCGGCGTGTGGGCGGCTCGACGGACCCAAACCGCTGTCCGTCCGGTCGTGGACCTGCCCGTGCGGGGTGGTCCACGACCGGGACGTCAACGCGGCGATCAACATCCTCGCGGCGGGACGCGCCGAGAGTCTAAACGCCTGTGGAGCGCAGGTAAGACCGGCACCCGTGCCGGCACCGCGCCGAGAAGCAGGAATCCGCCCGCACACCGCGTGTTCCACGCGCAGCGTGGAGGGAATCTCCGCCCTTTCGGGCGGAGAGAACGTCAAGGCATGATCATGACGGGCACGTCGAGGGGGAGGAGGCGGGCGATGACGGTGGCGCCCGCCACCCCGACCACGGGGTCACATTTGTCAACCGCGGCGTAAGCGGCGACCGGTTACGCGACCTGCGCGCCCGCTGGGGAGACCGACTGCCTGGCCCTCAACCCGCAGGTGGTGTCGGTGCTGATCGGCATCAACGACACCTGATGGCGGTACACCCATGACGACCCGACCAGCGTCGTGGAGTACACCCACGACTACCGGCACGTCCTCGAGCGGACCCGGCGGCTGGGCGCGCGCATCGTGCTCGTCGAACCCTTCGCGCTGATCGCCCAGGCCTGGCTGCGGGCGGTCACCCCCGGCGACCTGACAGCCGGGCTGACCCCGCCGGCCCGGGTATCGGCCGTCACCCAGGCGACCTGAGGGTCGGGCGGTCGCCGTGACCGCCCGACCAGGAGAAGCCTCAGCCGGCCAGGTCGAGCTGGATCGTGGCTATCTCCCACGCCCGGACCGGCAGCCGGACCCGCCCGTCGCCGTCGACCGGCAGCGGCTCGCCCGCTCGGCCGATCAGGTCGGCCCGGCACGCGCCGCGTACGCCGCGGCCGGCCCCGATGACGGCGGTGGTGTCGCGGGTCGCCACCACCCGCAGCTCGACCCGGCCGCCCCGGTCCCGGACGCTGGTCAGCGCGACGCCGTCCCCGTTCACCGTCAGCCCGGTGACCGGCGCCGGCAGCCCGGCGGAGGGTTCGCCGCTGCCCGGGAAGACGAGCAGCTCGTGCCGGTACGCCTCGGCCGCCGCCAGGACCCCGGCGGAGTCCCAGTCGCCCCGGAACGGCAGCACCGCCAGCTCGACGCTGCGCCCGCCGCGGCACTGGGCCAGCGGCGTGGGCAGCTGCGGGCCGGCGGGTTCGTCCCGCAGCGCGTGCCGGTTGCGGGACAGCATCCCGATCGCGCGCAGCACGGTGATCGCCAGTTCCCGGCCGGAGTCGGTCAGCTCGTACTCGGTCGGCTGGGTCAGCAGGACGGCGAGCGACCCCTCGGCGCCCCCGGTGGCGACGAACCCGGAGGCGGGGAACGTCGGCAGCGGCACCTCACCGCCGCCGCCCTCGGCGGTCAACCCGCGCTCGACGACCGCGAACTGACCCTCCGCGTACGACGACCGGGCCGGTGCCGGCAGCGGCAGGTGCAGGCGGACCCGGTGGTCGTCGCAGCGGTTGTCGAAGCTCAGCCGCAGCCGGGCGAAGGGCTCCCCGGCCCGCAGCTCCACCCGGGTGGTCACGGTGACCGGCTCCCGGTCGACCCGGCGCGATCCCGCGCCCACGTCGGCGCCGACCGGCCAGCGGTACTCGCGGACCACGTCGAGGACCGCGACCACGGGACCGTCGTGCACCACCACGGTCCGCACCGCGCGCGGCTTGTCGACCAGCTCGTCCGCGGCCGGCGGGGCATAGTTGTAGCTGTCGCCGACGTCACCGCCGTCGACGATCCGCGCCACCCCGTCCACGCTCAGCCCGTCGGGTGTGGACAGCCGCAGCGTGCCGTCCTCCGCCACCTCGACCCGGAGCAGACCGTTGTCGACGGTCCGGTCGACCACCGTCACGGGCGCCGGACCCGCCGACGGCGCCGCTGCCGCCTCCGGCCCCGGCGCGGCGCCGTTCACCCGTGCCGTGGGGCCGCCCCGGGGCACGGCCACCGGGCGTACCGCGGCGAGACCGAGCGCCGGCACCTCGACCAGCGCGGCGACGGTCAGCCGCGGGGCGGCGACGATCCGCACCCGCCACCGGTCCGGGCCGCCCGCGGCGGCGAGCGCCAGCCGCACGTCCTCGACGTCGAAGGCCGGGTCGCCGTGCGCGGCCACCTCGAAGGTGAGGGTGGCGTCGTCGGGCGACACCGACCAAGCCGTGATCTCCTGCCCGTACAGCTCGCGCCCGTGCACCCGGGTGAGCACCGCCGGCAGTTCGGCCGCCGGCACCAGGTCGTCGGCGAGCAGCGTCCGGGCCCGGTCGAGGACCTGGGCGGGGGCGACGGTGCCGTCGGCGTCGACCAGCCCGACCGCCCCGTCCGCGGGCGCCTCGACGTCCAGGCGGACCAGGGCGGTCCGGGTCGCCGGGGTCGGGTTGAACAGCAGGTGCCCGTCGCGCGGCACCGGGCCGGCCAGCCGGGCCCCCACCAGGTCGCAGACCGCCCGGCCGAGCTGGTCCGCCTCGGCCAGCCGGGCGGCCACCTGCTCGGCGGTCTCGTCGCAGCCGCACCCGGTCACCGAGTCGTGGCAGCTCGCGTCGATCAGCCGGGCCCAGGCCATGTCCAGGAACCGTTGCACGGACGGGTCGTGGTAGAGCGCGGCGAGGGGTTCGG
The window above is part of the Micromonospora inositola genome. Proteins encoded here:
- a CDS encoding glycoside hydrolase family 38 N-terminal domain-containing protein, which gives rise to MDRPTEIIVVPHTHWDREWYEPFQRFRLRLVALLDEVFDRMAHDERQRFTLDGQLAAVDDYLEVRPERREQVVALVRAGRLAVGPWQILLDEFLCSGENIVRNLERGLARSAALGGAMPVGYLPDMFGHIAQMPQLLAGAGLAHACVFRGVPDRMRSHAFAWQAPDGTAVRTEYLPGGYGNAAGLMDDPRLVTRRATDLAERLRGWRPDGDDTPILAMYGADHAAPAPDAPDVLAAAGVDGVHLRLGTLAEYFAAQPTTVDGLPTVAGELRSHARANILPGVISVRAHLKQAMGRAERRVERYAEPLAALYHDPSVQRFLDMAWARLIDASCHDSVTGCGCDETAEQVAARLAEADQLGRAVCDLVGARLAGPVPRDGHLLFNPTPATRTALVRLDVEAPADGAVGLVDADGTVAPAQVLDRARTLLADDLVPAAELPAVLTRVHGRELYGQEITAWSVSPDDATLTFEVAAHGDPAFDVEDVRLALAAAGGPDRWRVRIVAAPRLTVAALVEVPALGLAAVRPVAVPRGGPTARVNGAAPGPEAAAAPSAGPAPVTVVDRTVDNGLLRVEVAEDGTLRLSTPDGLSVDGVARIVDGGDVGDSYNYAPPAADELVDKPRAVRTVVVHDGPVVAVLDVVREYRWPVGADVGAGSRRVDREPVTVTTRVELRAGEPFARLRLSFDNRCDDHRVRLHLPLPAPARSSYAEGQFAVVERGLTAEGGGGEVPLPTFPASGFVATGGAEGSLAVLLTQPTEYELTDSGRELAITVLRAIGMLSRNRHALRDEPAGPQLPTPLAQCRGGRSVELAVLPFRGDWDSAGVLAAAEAYRHELLVFPGSGEPSAGLPAPVTGLTVNGDGVALTSVRDRGGRVELRVVATRDTTAVIGAGRGVRGACRADLIGRAGEPLPVDGDGRVRLPVRAWEIATIQLDLAG